One region of Salmo trutta unplaced genomic scaffold, fSalTru1.1, whole genome shotgun sequence genomic DNA includes:
- the LOC115184235 gene encoding heterogeneous nuclear ribonucleoprotein A1-like translates to MRIAPAKRLYCYSLLPEAGEGQRSGWEGRRSGWGGAEIRLGRGGDQAGERRRSGWGAAEIRLGSGGDQAGERRRSGWGAAEIRLGSGGDQAGERRRSGWGAAEIRLGRDGDQAGEGRRSGWGGTEIRLGRDRDQAGEGAEIRLGRGQRSGWGGGRDQAGEGAEIRLGRGQRAGWGGGRDQAGEGAEIRLGRGQRSGWGGGRDQAGEGAEIRLGRGQRSGWGGAEIRLGRGRDQAGEGQRSGWGGAEGTCL, encoded by the exons atgcgaattgccCCGGCTAAGAGG CTATATTGCTATAGCTTGTTACCTGAGGCTGGGGAGGGGCAGAGATCAGGCTGGGAGGGGCGGAGATCAGGCTGGGGAGGGGCGGAGATCAGGCTGGGGAGGGGCGGAGATCAGGCTGGGGAGCGGCGGAGATCAGGCTGGGGAGCGGCGGAGATCAGGCTGGGGAGCGGCGGAGATCAGGCTGGGGAGCGGCGGAGATCAGGCTGGGGAGCGGCGGAGATCAGGCTGGGGAGCGGCGGAGATCAGGCTGGGGAGCGGCGGAGATCAGGCTGGGGAGCGGCGGAGATCAGGCTGGGGAGGGACGGAGATCAGGCTGGGGAGGGACGGAGATCAGGCTGGGGAGGGACGGAGATCAGGCTGGGGAGGGACAGAGATCAGGCTGGGGAGGGGGCAGAGATCAGGCTGGGGAGGGGGCAGAGATCAGGCTGGGGAGGGGGCAGAGATCAGGCTGGGGAGGGGGCAGAGATCAGGCTGGGGAGGGGGCAGAGAGCAGGCTGGGGAGGGGGCAGAGATCAGGCTGGGGAGGGGGCAGAGATCAGGCTGGGGAGGGGGCAGAGATCAGGCTGGGGAGGGGGCAGAGATCAGGCTGGGGAGGGGGCAGAGATCAGGCTGGGGAGGGGGCAGAGATCAGGCTGGGGAGGGGCAGAGATCAGGCTGGGGAGGGGCAGAGATCAGGCTGGGGAGGGGCAGAGATCAGGCTGGGGAGGGGCAGAGGGAACATGCCTCTAA